A genomic segment from Desulfonatronum lacustre DSM 10312 encodes:
- a CDS encoding arylesterase translates to MITILALGDSLTTGYGLAPEASFASRLEQILNREGRDVRVIDGGVSGDTAYDGLRRIDRLLAHNPDLVIVEFGTNDWYSGLPVEEIKANLARIIEKCQGAGALVLLTGVRSLSGQGEYDARFHNLYQELAREKQVPLMPDFLPGIPGNLDLTLPDGLHPNEAGVDAIVAAVLPVLRPLLDEVLGE, encoded by the coding sequence ATGATCACGATCCTGGCCCTGGGCGACAGCCTGACCACAGGATACGGCCTTGCGCCGGAAGCGTCCTTTGCATCCCGGCTGGAACAGATTCTGAATCGCGAAGGCAGGGATGTCCGAGTGATCGACGGCGGCGTGTCCGGTGATACGGCATATGACGGCCTGCGCCGCATTGATCGCCTTCTTGCCCATAACCCAGACCTCGTCATTGTCGAGTTCGGAACCAACGACTGGTATTCGGGGTTGCCGGTGGAAGAGATCAAGGCCAATCTGGCGCGGATCATCGAAAAATGCCAAGGTGCCGGTGCGCTGGTGCTCCTGACCGGCGTCCGCTCGCTGTCCGGCCAGGGCGAGTACGACGCACGGTTCCACAATCTCTATCAGGAACTGGCCAGGGAAAAGCAGGTGCCCCTGATGCCCGACTTTCTCCCAGGCATTCCCGGCAACCTGGATCTGACCCTCCCCGACGGCCTGCACCCCAACGAGGCCGGTGTGGACGCCATCGTGGCCGCTGTGTTGCCGGTATTGCGGCCCTTGCTTGACGAGGTGTTGGGTGAGTGA
- a CDS encoding DUF4087 domain-containing protein encodes MSASSSILETARLHWERTFTACRFRHSGLGGPSLSYELSFDRPNGGDQTFGYQLDQDWDWPEFAPSQWVTTNVGSYGYGCLDMEFEANLQGEVTAIISLTPLFLQDCPLALPNGFHFS; translated from the coding sequence TTGTCGGCATCCTCTTCTATCTTGGAGACCGCCCGCTTGCATTGGGAGAGAACATTTACGGCCTGCCGCTTTCGACATTCTGGGCTTGGCGGCCCCAGTCTCAGTTATGAGCTAAGCTTCGACCGGCCAAACGGCGGCGATCAGACCTTCGGGTACCAGTTGGACCAGGATTGGGACTGGCCGGAGTTTGCTCCGAGCCAATGGGTGACGACAAATGTTGGGAGTTACGGATATGGTTGTTTGGACATGGAATTTGAAGCAAACCTTCAAGGCGAAGTCACGGCAATCATAAGCTTAACCCCTTTGTTTTTGCAGGATTGCCCGTTGGCATTGCCCAACGGTTTTCATTTTTCGTAG
- a CDS encoding ATP-binding protein, producing the protein MSEQLLPRHLCGEVESALRSTRVVNVIGPRQVGKTTLVRDLLGSSHFVSLDDTGVLAAMETDPYGQLTALTANAKDAPVVIDEAQRSRALALAIKRIVDERRQKGQFLLTGSSNVFAAAHVTDSLAGRVSTLMLHPLSAAEAFRYGPARILDWAAENPSLATLPDIPSAGRQAYIDLIVQGGYPEIRDLPDRPRNKRYRDAIDALVDRDVADVLKVRKTDALRRLIDQLASRTAEEFSIERLCSAVGVQRNTVEQYLDVLTRLSFAQRLGAWASGAAGREIKRPKVHLLDTGVAAAIRGFSSTSFGPTGDQTALGHLLETYVHNELVKNLPYLARDWRLWHWRNQEGREVDLLAECDRMLVAMEVKASSTLNADDIKNLRWFKTLGPGRTWQVVGILFYLGDRPLALGENIYGLPLSTFWAWRPQSQL; encoded by the coding sequence ATGTCTGAGCAATTACTTCCGAGACATCTGTGCGGCGAGGTGGAGAGTGCGCTCCGATCAACGCGGGTCGTGAACGTCATAGGTCCGCGTCAGGTGGGCAAGACCACATTGGTGAGGGATCTGCTCGGCTCAAGCCACTTTGTGAGCCTTGACGATACCGGCGTCCTCGCCGCGATGGAAACCGATCCTTATGGCCAACTGACGGCTTTGACGGCGAACGCCAAAGACGCACCCGTGGTCATTGACGAGGCGCAGCGATCCCGAGCGCTGGCACTGGCCATCAAGCGCATTGTGGACGAACGTCGCCAGAAGGGGCAGTTTCTCCTGACCGGATCGTCCAACGTCTTCGCCGCCGCACATGTAACCGATTCCCTGGCCGGGCGGGTTTCCACGTTGATGTTGCATCCGCTGAGCGCTGCCGAGGCTTTCCGCTACGGTCCGGCCAGGATTCTGGACTGGGCAGCTGAAAACCCATCCCTGGCCACGCTTCCGGACATCCCATCCGCCGGACGTCAAGCGTACATCGACCTGATTGTCCAAGGCGGTTATCCCGAGATTCGCGACCTGCCCGACCGGCCTCGCAACAAACGATACCGTGATGCCATTGATGCTCTTGTTGATCGTGATGTGGCCGATGTTCTCAAAGTCCGCAAAACCGACGCCTTGCGTCGGCTGATTGATCAGCTTGCCTCCCGAACCGCTGAGGAATTTTCCATTGAGCGGTTATGCTCAGCGGTCGGTGTCCAGCGCAACACGGTGGAACAATATCTTGATGTCCTGACCCGCTTGTCGTTTGCGCAGCGACTGGGTGCCTGGGCATCCGGAGCGGCGGGTCGGGAAATTAAACGTCCCAAGGTACACCTTCTTGATACCGGGGTTGCCGCCGCCATCAGGGGATTTTCTTCCACCTCGTTTGGACCGACAGGGGATCAGACTGCACTGGGTCATCTTCTGGAAACCTATGTCCACAATGAACTGGTAAAAAACCTGCCTTATCTGGCCCGCGACTGGCGGCTCTGGCACTGGCGCAACCAGGAAGGCCGGGAAGTGGATCTGCTGGCCGAGTGCGATCGGATGCTCGTGGCTATGGAGGTCAAGGCGTCATCGACATTGAACGCGGATGACATCAAAAACCTGCGCTGGTTCAAAACCTTGGGGCCTGGCAGGACATGGCAGGTTGTCGGCATCCTCTTCTATCTTGGAGACCGCCCGCTTGCATTGGGAGAGAACATTTACGGCCTGCCGCTTTCGACATTCTGGGCTTGGCGGCCCCAGTCTCAGTTATGA
- a CDS encoding YgiQ family radical SAM protein, with protein MKCPTPRPQPEFLPMSRAEMDALGWDELDVLLVSGDAYVDHPAFGVPLLGRWLVAQGFRVGIVAQPRWDTLDDVQRLGRPRLFAGVGAGALDSMLAHYTAFRKLRRDDAYTPGGSAGARPNRACIVYANLLRRAFPGLFVALGGIEASLRRIAHYDFWTDKVRRSILLDSKADLLLYGMAERGILELAQRLDQNLGQNLGQTADPGSTPAQLSVGPSVSLDIETLLQIPGAAFVCRPEELPPLPSTLELPSHETILASSDALLQATALLEEHVHQGKDTALHRIGDRLLVLTPPAAPLTETEMDALYDLPFARRAHPSYTKPIPAAEMIASSVTTHRGCGGGCSFCSLALHQGRRISSRSKRSILEEIARMSAAPNWKGVISDVGGPSANMWRAVCALEKTEIEGKEAGKKGPDGKPGPCRRASCLHPTICRHFRVDQQATLAMLEDVSRLPKVRHVRVASGVRFDLLLQDPQAAEHLIRRFVGGQLKLAPEHASDKVLHLMRKPGFSVFEQFLSLFQRQSAQADKQQFVVPYLMSAFPGCTAQDMAALADWLRRKGWRPQQVQCFVPTPGTMATAMYHAGKDPRGNPLFVARTDAQRLAQHRMLVEPQSRSGPRKPKKQGDGRSG; from the coding sequence ATGAAGTGTCCCACGCCGCGGCCCCAACCGGAATTCCTGCCCATGAGCCGTGCGGAAATGGACGCCTTGGGGTGGGACGAGTTGGACGTGCTGCTGGTCAGCGGGGATGCTTACGTCGACCATCCGGCCTTCGGTGTTCCGCTTTTAGGCCGGTGGCTGGTAGCCCAGGGCTTTCGGGTGGGGATCGTGGCTCAGCCGCGCTGGGATACGTTGGATGACGTCCAGCGATTGGGACGTCCCCGGCTTTTCGCCGGGGTCGGGGCCGGGGCGCTGGACTCCATGCTGGCCCACTACACCGCCTTTCGCAAGCTCCGCCGGGACGACGCCTATACCCCTGGAGGGAGCGCCGGAGCCCGGCCGAACAGGGCGTGCATCGTCTACGCCAATCTGCTGCGCCGGGCCTTTCCCGGGCTGTTCGTGGCCCTGGGCGGCATCGAAGCCTCCCTGCGGCGCATCGCCCATTACGACTTCTGGACGGACAAGGTCCGCCGCTCCATCCTCCTGGACAGCAAGGCCGACCTGCTGCTGTACGGCATGGCCGAACGCGGCATTCTGGAGCTGGCCCAGCGCCTAGATCAGAACCTGGGCCAAAATCTGGGCCAGACCGCCGATCCAGGCTCCACGCCCGCCCAACTCTCCGTCGGCCCTTCAGTCAGCCTGGACATTGAGACCCTGCTCCAAATTCCCGGCGCGGCCTTTGTTTGCCGCCCGGAAGAACTGCCTCCGCTCCCTTCCACCCTGGAACTGCCTTCCCACGAAACCATCCTGGCCTCGTCGGACGCATTGCTCCAGGCCACCGCGCTGCTGGAAGAGCATGTCCACCAGGGCAAGGATACGGCCCTGCACCGGATCGGAGACCGACTCCTGGTGCTCACTCCCCCGGCCGCCCCGCTCACGGAAACGGAAATGGACGCGCTCTACGACCTGCCCTTCGCCCGCCGCGCCCATCCGTCCTATACCAAGCCGATTCCCGCCGCGGAAATGATCGCCTCCAGCGTCACCACCCATCGCGGCTGCGGAGGCGGCTGCTCGTTCTGTTCCCTGGCCCTGCACCAAGGCCGCCGGATCAGCTCCCGGAGCAAACGCTCCATTCTGGAAGAGATTGCGCGGATGAGCGCCGCGCCGAATTGGAAGGGGGTGATCAGCGACGTGGGCGGCCCCAGCGCGAACATGTGGCGGGCCGTTTGCGCCCTCGAAAAAACAGAAATAGAGGGAAAAGAAGCTGGAAAGAAAGGGCCGGACGGAAAACCCGGCCCCTGTCGTCGGGCCAGTTGTCTGCATCCGACGATCTGCCGTCATTTCCGCGTTGACCAGCAGGCGACTTTGGCCATGCTCGAGGATGTCAGCCGCTTGCCGAAGGTGCGCCACGTCCGGGTGGCCAGCGGGGTGCGCTTCGACCTGCTGTTGCAAGACCCGCAAGCCGCTGAGCATCTGATTCGCCGGTTCGTGGGCGGCCAGCTTAAGCTGGCCCCGGAACACGCCTCCGACAAGGTGCTCCACCTGATGCGCAAGCCCGGTTTCAGCGTGTTCGAGCAGTTTCTGAGCCTGTTTCAGCGCCAGTCCGCCCAGGCGGACAAACAACAATTCGTCGTCCCCTACCTGATGAGCGCCTTCCCCGGATGTACGGCCCAGGACATGGCCGCCCTGGCCGACTGGCTGCGCCGCAAAGGCTGGCGGCCGCAACAGGTCCAATGCTTCGTGCCGACCCCCGGCACCATGGCCACGGCTATGTACCACGCCGGAAAGGACCCACGGGGCAACCCGCTGTTCGTGGCCCGCACCGACGCCCAGCGTCTGGCCCAACACCGGATGCTGGTCGAACCCCAATCACGATCCGGACCGCGAAAACCGAAAAAACAAGGTGATGGGAGAAGCGGCTGA
- the ligA gene encoding NAD-dependent DNA ligase LigA gives MRPSDHDPGKRMHELAALIRYHDHRYYVLDDPEIGDAEYDALFRELRTLEERHPELADPDSPTKRVGGEASRAFRPFAHSLPMYSLDNAFALEEWRAFVARLGKALPGEALTFWADPKLDGLAVEVVYEQGRFLRAGTRGDGVTGEDVSMNLRTVRNLPLRLDAQGAVPSLLEVRGEVVMRHEDFARLNREQADAGRKTFANPRNAAAGSVRQLDPRITAERPLRFYAYGVGLVEWPEGAQGWATQKEILDGLRALGFSVPEHSGLCSDPTDVERHYADVARLRDTLAYEIDGVVAKVNDLEQQRRLGATARAPRWALAWKFPAGQAVTRLLDIQVQVGRTGVLTPVAVLEPVALSGVTVSRATLHNEDEIRSKDLRLGDMVVVQRAGDVIPEVVGPVVEERTGGEHAFTFPHVCPACATPAVRLPGEAAWRCQNLACPALLRESLVYFTSKAGLDVEGLGRKWVEILVNKGLIHTPADIFRLREEHLLTLDRMGTKLAGNIIAAIAQARDRADLATLIRALGIRHVGAQTARVLADHFPDLDALGRADRETLQRLPDIGPEVAASIHGFFTNPDNQRLLEELRELGLWPSAKDQERAARKPDSPFAGKRVLFTGTLPDMSRTRAQKLVEQAGGTVVGAISKKVDFVVAGAEPGSKLTKARELGLTVLDGAEFSRMVEQGGE, from the coding sequence GTGAGGCCATCTGATCACGACCCCGGCAAGCGGATGCACGAACTCGCCGCGTTGATTCGCTACCATGATCATCGGTATTACGTGCTGGACGATCCGGAGATCGGCGACGCGGAATACGATGCGCTGTTCCGGGAACTCCGGACCCTGGAAGAGCGGCATCCCGAGCTGGCGGACCCGGATTCGCCCACAAAGCGCGTCGGCGGGGAGGCGTCGCGGGCTTTCCGGCCTTTTGCCCATTCCCTGCCCATGTACAGCCTGGACAACGCCTTTGCCCTGGAGGAATGGCGAGCGTTCGTGGCTCGTCTGGGCAAGGCGCTGCCTGGAGAAGCCTTGACCTTTTGGGCGGATCCCAAGCTGGACGGATTGGCCGTGGAAGTGGTGTACGAGCAAGGGCGCTTCCTTCGGGCCGGAACCCGGGGCGACGGCGTCACGGGCGAGGATGTCAGCATGAACCTGCGAACGGTGCGCAATCTGCCGCTGCGGCTTGACGCCCAGGGGGCCGTTCCAAGTCTTTTGGAAGTGCGTGGTGAAGTGGTCATGCGCCACGAGGACTTTGCCCGACTGAACCGGGAACAGGCCGATGCCGGGCGCAAAACCTTCGCCAATCCGCGCAACGCCGCTGCCGGTTCGGTGCGCCAGCTGGACCCGAGGATCACCGCTGAGCGTCCTCTTCGCTTTTACGCCTATGGCGTGGGCCTGGTGGAGTGGCCTGAGGGCGCACAAGGTTGGGCGACGCAAAAAGAGATTCTGGACGGCTTGCGGGCTTTGGGATTTTCCGTTCCGGAACATTCCGGGCTCTGCTCCGACCCGACGGACGTGGAGCGCCACTACGCCGACGTGGCCCGGCTCCGGGACACCCTGGCCTACGAAATCGACGGGGTGGTGGCCAAGGTCAACGATTTGGAACAGCAGCGCCGCCTGGGGGCCACGGCCAGGGCTCCGCGCTGGGCCTTGGCCTGGAAGTTCCCCGCCGGCCAGGCCGTGACCCGATTGCTGGACATTCAGGTCCAGGTGGGCCGGACCGGAGTCCTGACGCCGGTGGCCGTGCTGGAGCCCGTGGCCTTGTCCGGGGTCACGGTGTCTCGGGCCACCCTGCACAATGAGGACGAAATCCGGTCCAAGGACTTGAGGCTTGGCGACATGGTCGTGGTCCAGCGGGCCGGGGACGTGATCCCCGAGGTGGTCGGTCCGGTGGTGGAAGAGCGCACCGGAGGGGAGCACGCGTTCACCTTTCCCCATGTCTGCCCGGCCTGCGCCACCCCGGCGGTTCGTCTTCCCGGGGAGGCGGCTTGGCGCTGCCAGAACCTGGCCTGCCCGGCGCTGTTGCGGGAAAGCCTGGTCTACTTCACGTCCAAGGCCGGGCTGGATGTGGAGGGCCTGGGTCGGAAATGGGTGGAAATCCTTGTGAACAAGGGGCTGATCCACACTCCGGCGGACATCTTCCGACTCCGGGAAGAGCACTTGCTGACCCTGGACCGGATGGGGACCAAGCTTGCCGGAAACATCATCGCCGCCATTGCCCAGGCCCGGGACCGGGCGGATCTAGCGACGCTGATCCGCGCGCTGGGCATCCGCCATGTGGGTGCGCAGACGGCCCGGGTTCTGGCGGACCATTTCCCGGACCTGGACGCCCTGGGCCGGGCGGACCGGGAAACGCTGCAACGGCTCCCGGATATCGGACCGGAGGTGGCCGCCTCCATCCACGGCTTTTTCACCAACCCGGACAATCAGCGGCTTCTGGAGGAACTGCGGGAGCTGGGGCTTTGGCCGAGCGCGAAGGACCAGGAGAGAGCGGCCCGGAAGCCGGATTCCCCGTTCGCCGGCAAACGGGTCCTGTTTACCGGAACCCTGCCCGACATGTCTCGGACCCGGGCCCAGAAGCTGGTGGAACAGGCCGGGGGAACGGTGGTCGGGGCGATTTCCAAGAAGGTGGATTTTGTCGTCGCCGGAGCCGAGCCCGGGTCCAAGCTGACGAAAGCCCGTGAGCTGGGTCTGACGGTTCTGGACGGGGCGGAGTTTTCGCGGATGGTGGAGCAGGGCGGCGAGTAG
- a CDS encoding transcriptional regulator: MPPERLARADLKAKEILTEMLMAEIRRQTGLTQKELCSALTDNQCTPEAEAREEIGISTLRRIVEAFGGQLELIAHLPKGAVHLLPTERHSPRSMAEVG, translated from the coding sequence ATGCCCCCTGAACGTCTGGCTCGGGCGGACTTGAAGGCCAAGGAAATTCTGACGGAAATGCTCATGGCCGAGATTAGAAGGCAGACCGGCTTGACGCAGAAAGAACTCTGCTCGGCGCTTACGGACAATCAATGTACTCCTGAAGCTGAAGCCCGGGAGGAAATCGGGATCAGTACGCTCCGGCGCATCGTCGAGGCCTTTGGGGGACAGCTTGAGTTGATCGCCCACCTCCCCAAAGGCGCCGTCCATCTCCTGCCGACTGAACGACACTCCCCCAGGAGCATGGCTGAAGTCGGATAA
- the uvrB gene encoding excinuclease ABC subunit UvrB translates to MPTTPFELISPYKPQGDQPQAIDALVAGVRSGEAHQVLLGVTGSGKTFTMAQVVARLGRPALVMAPNKTLAAQLFNEFKELFPNNAVEYFVSYYDYYQPEAYLPHSDTYIEKDSSINEEIDKLRHAATHALLTRRDVLIVASVSCIYGLGSPEYYAKMVIPIEAGQRLSMDDLLGRLVEVLYERNDIDFHRGTFRVRGDSLDIIPAYSHERALRLEFFGDELETIHEIDPLTGETHCQIQKTVIFPASHYVSDKENLLRAMADIRDELGERLRLLKAENKLVEAQRLEQRTMLDLEMIEELGYCTGIENYSRHLDGRRAGQPPACLLDYFPSDFLLFLDESHITVPQVGGMYHGDLSRKKTLVDFGFRLPSALDNRPLSIQEFWDRVGQVVYVSATPGPFELEQSNGTVVEQIIRPTGLVDPEVEVRPVKGQMDDLLAECKLREQRRERVLVTTLTKRMAEDLTEYLQNMGMSARYMHSDIDTLERVAIIQALRKGEFTVLVGINLLREGLDLPEVSLVAILDADKEGFLRSFRSLIQTFGRAARNVQGRVILYADKVTRSMAEAMEETARRRQVQQDFNAAHDIVPTTIIKGMDNILGHIYAEARDKDQSATLREAGGKYGDANLSPKDMARRIKSLEREMRVAAKELEFERAAALRDEVALLRRKMLDGDGGS, encoded by the coding sequence TTGCCCACAACCCCGTTTGAACTGATCAGTCCATACAAGCCCCAAGGCGACCAGCCCCAGGCCATCGACGCCCTGGTGGCCGGGGTTCGGTCCGGTGAAGCGCATCAGGTTCTGCTGGGCGTGACCGGATCGGGCAAGACCTTTACCATGGCCCAGGTCGTTGCCCGGCTGGGGCGTCCGGCCCTGGTCATGGCCCCGAACAAGACCCTGGCCGCGCAGCTCTTCAATGAGTTCAAGGAGCTGTTCCCCAATAACGCCGTGGAGTATTTCGTCAGTTATTACGACTACTACCAGCCAGAAGCCTATCTACCGCACAGTGACACCTACATTGAGAAGGACTCCTCCATCAACGAGGAGATCGACAAGCTGCGTCATGCCGCGACCCATGCCCTACTCACCCGTCGGGACGTGCTCATCGTGGCCTCGGTGTCCTGCATCTACGGCCTGGGATCGCCGGAATACTACGCCAAGATGGTCATTCCCATCGAGGCCGGGCAGCGGCTCTCCATGGACGACCTGCTGGGCCGCCTGGTGGAGGTGCTCTACGAGCGCAACGACATCGACTTCCACCGGGGCACCTTTCGGGTCCGGGGCGACAGCCTGGACATCATCCCGGCCTACAGCCACGAGCGGGCCTTACGGTTGGAGTTTTTCGGCGACGAGTTGGAGACCATCCACGAGATCGACCCTCTGACAGGGGAAACCCATTGCCAAATCCAGAAGACGGTAATCTTTCCGGCCAGCCACTATGTTTCGGACAAGGAGAACCTGCTGCGAGCCATGGCGGATATCCGGGACGAACTCGGGGAGCGGCTGCGCCTGCTCAAGGCCGAAAACAAGCTGGTGGAGGCCCAACGTCTGGAGCAGCGGACCATGCTGGACCTGGAGATGATCGAGGAACTGGGCTACTGCACCGGGATCGAAAACTATTCCCGGCATCTGGACGGCCGCCGGGCCGGACAGCCTCCGGCCTGTTTGCTGGACTACTTTCCCTCGGATTTTCTGCTGTTCCTGGATGAATCCCACATCACCGTGCCCCAGGTCGGCGGCATGTACCACGGCGACCTGTCCCGCAAGAAAACCCTGGTGGATTTCGGCTTCCGCCTGCCTTCGGCCCTGGACAACCGGCCGCTGAGCATCCAGGAATTCTGGGACCGGGTGGGGCAGGTGGTCTATGTCTCGGCCACTCCCGGCCCCTTTGAACTGGAACAAAGCAACGGCACGGTGGTGGAGCAGATCATTCGCCCCACCGGACTGGTGGACCCGGAGGTGGAGGTCCGTCCGGTGAAAGGGCAGATGGACGACCTGCTGGCCGAGTGCAAGCTGCGCGAACAAAGGAGGGAACGGGTCCTGGTGACCACCCTGACCAAGCGCATGGCCGAGGATCTGACCGAGTACCTGCAAAACATGGGCATGAGTGCCCGGTACATGCATTCGGACATCGACACCCTGGAACGGGTGGCCATCATCCAGGCTTTGCGCAAGGGAGAATTCACCGTGCTGGTGGGCATCAACCTGCTCCGGGAGGGGCTGGACCTGCCCGAAGTCTCCCTGGTGGCCATCCTGGACGCGGACAAAGAGGGTTTTTTGCGCTCGTTCCGCTCCCTGATCCAGACATTTGGCCGGGCCGCCCGCAACGTCCAGGGCCGGGTGATTCTCTACGCGGACAAGGTCACGCGCTCCATGGCCGAGGCCATGGAGGAAACCGCCCGCCGTCGCCAGGTCCAGCAGGACTTCAACGCGGCCCACGACATCGTCCCGACCACGATCATCAAGGGCATGGACAACATTCTCGGTCACATCTACGCCGAGGCCAGGGACAAGGACCAATCCGCGACCCTGCGCGAAGCCGGGGGCAAATACGGCGACGCAAACCTCTCCCCCAAGGACATGGCCCGCCGGATCAAAAGCCTGGAACGGGAGATGCGCGTCGCGGCCAAGGAACTGGAATTCGAACGCGCCGCGGCACTGCGCGACGAAGTGGCGTTGCTGCGGCGCAAGATGCTCGATGGAGATGGGGGAAGCTGA
- the aat gene encoding leucyl/phenylalanyl-tRNA--protein transferase, whose translation MPVHALHPQIIFPPVEQAEPDGLLAVGGDLSPERLLHAYSKGIFPWYGPNSPILWWSPDPRLVLFPEELHVSRSLRKVLRREPFQVSFDRAFSEVIGHCAVASRPDGPGTWLVPEMQLAYTLLHEVGLAHSVEVWEDGELVGGLYGVALGRVFFGESMFHLRPNASKVALVHLVQRLRRWDFRLLDCQQTTAHMQRFGAKEIRRWQFMAILEEATVQPTIFGRWTEA comes from the coding sequence ATGCCCGTCCATGCGCTGCATCCCCAGATCATCTTTCCCCCGGTGGAACAAGCCGAGCCGGACGGGTTGCTGGCCGTGGGCGGGGATTTGTCCCCGGAACGGTTGCTGCATGCCTACAGCAAGGGCATCTTCCCCTGGTACGGGCCCAACTCGCCGATTCTTTGGTGGTCGCCGGATCCGCGCCTGGTGTTGTTTCCGGAAGAACTGCACGTCTCCCGCAGCCTGCGCAAGGTTTTGCGCAGGGAACCATTTCAGGTTTCCTTTGACCGGGCATTTTCCGAGGTGATCGGCCACTGCGCCGTCGCTTCCAGGCCGGATGGCCCGGGAACATGGCTGGTGCCGGAAATGCAGCTGGCCTACACCCTGTTGCATGAGGTCGGACTGGCGCATTCCGTGGAGGTCTGGGAGGACGGGGAACTGGTCGGCGGACTGTACGGCGTGGCCCTGGGCCGCGTTTTTTTCGGCGAATCCATGTTTCACCTGCGTCCCAACGCGTCCAAGGTCGCCCTGGTCCATCTTGTTCAGCGATTGCGACGCTGGGATTTCCGGCTGTTGGATTGTCAGCAGACCACGGCGCACATGCAACGCTTTGGGGCCAAGGAGATCCGCCGTTGGCAGTTCATGGCCATCCTGGAAGAGGCCACGGTCCAGCCGACCATTTTTGGCCGGTGGACGGAGGCTTGA